The following coding sequences lie in one Vicugna pacos chromosome 5, VicPac4, whole genome shotgun sequence genomic window:
- the ZFAND2B gene encoding AN1-type zinc finger protein 2B isoform X2, with amino-acid sequence MTSARPRAPGEEWEGRSGSCGPGGAEARALPGPAMEFPDLGAHCSEPSCQRLDFLPLKCDACSGIFCADHVAYAQHHCGSAYQKDIQVPVCPLCNVPVPVARGEPPDRAVGEHIDRDCRSDPAQQKRKIFTNKCERSGCRQREMMKLTCERCTRNFCIKHRHPLDHDCSGEGHPTSRAGLAAISRAQSLASSTKTNPSPNQTLPSSPSASRATTQSPSRTAPPVIALQNGLSEDEALQRALELSLAETKPQVPSSQEEEDLALAQALSASEAEYRQQQAQSRSLKPSNCNLC; translated from the exons ATGACGTCAGCGCGGCCGCGTGCGCcaggggaggagtgggaggggaggagtgggagCTGCGGCCCGGGAGGCGCTGAGGCTCGG GCCCTGCCCGGCCCCGCGATGGAGTTTCCGGACCTCGGGGCTCACTGTTCCGAGCCGAGCTGTCAGCGTTTGG ATTTTCTGCCGCTCAAGTGCGACGCCTGCTCGGGCATCTTTTGCGCAGACCATGTAGCCTACGCCCAGCATCACTGTGGATCTGCCTACCAAAAG GATATCCAGGTACCTGTATGCCCACTCTGTAATGTGCCTGTACCTGTGGCCAGAGGGGAGCCCCCTGACCGCGCTGTTGGGGAGCACATTGACCGAGACTGTCGCTCTGATCCAGCCCAGCAAAAACGTAAG ATCTTCACCAATAAGTGTGAACGCTCTGGCTGCCGGCAGAgggaaatgatgaaactgacctGCGAGCGCTGTACCCGAAACTTCTGCATCAAGCACCGTCACCCACTGGACCATGATTGCTCTGGGGAGGGGCACCCAACCAGTAGGGCAGG ACTTGCCGCCATCTCCAGAGCACAAAGCCTAGCTTCTTCTACAAAGACCAACCCCAGCCCAAATCAGACCTTGCCTTCATCTCCCTCTGCCAGCAG AGCCACAACTCAGTCTCCATCTCGGACAGCCCCTCCAGTGATTGCTTTGCAAAATGGCTTG AGTGAGGATGAGGCTCTGCAGCGAGCCCTCGAACTGTCCCTGGCAGAGACCAAACCCCAGGTCCCAAG TTCTCAGGAGGAAGAAGACTTAGCTTTAGCACAAGCACTATCAGCCAGTGAGGCAGAATACCGACAGCAGCAG GCTCAAAGCCGCAGCTTGAAGCCGTCCAACTGCAACCTGTGCTAG
- the ZFAND2B gene encoding AN1-type zinc finger protein 2B isoform X3 produces the protein MEFPDLGAHCSEPSCQRLDFLPLKCDACSGIFCADHVAYAQHHCGSAYQKDIQVPVCPLCNVPVPVARGEPPDRAVGEHIDRDCRSDPAQQKRKIFTNKCERSGCRQREMMKLTCERCTRNFCIKHRHPLDHDCSGEGHPTSRAGLAAISRAQSLASSTKTNPSPNQTLPSSPSASRATTQSPSRTAPPVIALQNGLSEDEALQRALELSLAETKPQVPSSQEEEDLALAQALSASEAEYRQQQGPQGEEARSSLD, from the exons ATGGAGTTTCCGGACCTCGGGGCTCACTGTTCCGAGCCGAGCTGTCAGCGTTTGG ATTTTCTGCCGCTCAAGTGCGACGCCTGCTCGGGCATCTTTTGCGCAGACCATGTAGCCTACGCCCAGCATCACTGTGGATCTGCCTACCAAAAG GATATCCAGGTACCTGTATGCCCACTCTGTAATGTGCCTGTACCTGTGGCCAGAGGGGAGCCCCCTGACCGCGCTGTTGGGGAGCACATTGACCGAGACTGTCGCTCTGATCCAGCCCAGCAAAAACGTAAG ATCTTCACCAATAAGTGTGAACGCTCTGGCTGCCGGCAGAgggaaatgatgaaactgacctGCGAGCGCTGTACCCGAAACTTCTGCATCAAGCACCGTCACCCACTGGACCATGATTGCTCTGGGGAGGGGCACCCAACCAGTAGGGCAGG ACTTGCCGCCATCTCCAGAGCACAAAGCCTAGCTTCTTCTACAAAGACCAACCCCAGCCCAAATCAGACCTTGCCTTCATCTCCCTCTGCCAGCAG AGCCACAACTCAGTCTCCATCTCGGACAGCCCCTCCAGTGATTGCTTTGCAAAATGGCTTG AGTGAGGATGAGGCTCTGCAGCGAGCCCTCGAACTGTCCCTGGCAGAGACCAAACCCCAGGTCCCAAG TTCTCAGGAGGAAGAAGACTTAGCTTTAGCACAAGCACTATCAGCCAGTGAGGCAGAATACCGACAGCAGCAG GGTCCACAGGGAGAGGAGGCCCGGAGCAGCCTGGACTGA
- the ABCB6 gene encoding ATP-binding cassette sub-family B member 6 isoform X1 — translation MVTVGNYCEAEGPAGPAWVKGGLSPCFFFTFMPSTLMGLGALALVLALPRKRRERPGGADALSWAAGPRVAPYVLQLLLATLQVALPLASLVGRVGTAQGAPLPGYLLLASVFGTMASACGLGLLVVERNQARQKLAMGIWIKFTHSPALLLLWTVAFAAENLALVSWNSPQWWWAREDLSQQVQFSLWVLRYGISGGLFVLGLWAPGLRPQCYTLRVNEEDQDVERSQVRSTGRPSQSTWKDLGRKLRLLSGYLWPRGSPALQLIVLICLGLMGLERGLNLLVPIFYRDIVNLLTEKAPWRSLAWTVTIYVFLKFLQGGGTGSTGFVSNLRTFLWIRVQQFTSRRVELHLFSHLHQLSLRWHLGRRTGEVLRIVDRGTASVTGLLSYLVFNIIPTLADITIGIIYFSMFFNAWFGLIVFLCMSLYLALTIVVTEWRAKFRRAMNTQENATRARAVDSLLNFETVKYYNAESHEVDRYREAIIKYQGLEWKSNASLVLLNQTQNLVIGLGLLAGSLLCAYFVSEQKLQVGDFVLFGTYIIQLYMPLNWFGTYYRMIQTNFIDMENMFDLLKEEIEVKDLPGAGPLHFQRGQIEFENVHFSYTDGRETLKDVSFTVMPGQTLALVGPSGAGKSTVLRLLFRFYDISSGCIRIDGQDISQVTQISLRSHIGVVPQDTVLFNDTIANNIRYGRVTAGNDEVKAAAQAAGIHNTIMAFPEGYETQVGERGLKLSGGEKQRVAIARTILKAPDIILLDEATSALDTSNERAIQASLAKVCANRTTIIVAHRLSTVVSADQILVIKDGCIVERGRHEALLSRGGVYADMWQLQQQGQEEASEDTKPETKEW, via the exons ATGGTGACTGTGGGCAACTACTGCGAGGCCGAAGGACCCGCGGGTCCGGCCTGGGTGAAGGGTGGCCTGAGTCCCTGCTTCTTTTTCACGTTCATGCCCTCGACGCTGATGGGCCTAGGGGCTCTGGCCTTGGTGCTGGCTCTTCCTCGCAAGCGTCGGGAACGGCCTGGTGGCGCCGACGCGCTGTCCTGGGCTGCTGGCCCTCGCGTCGCTCCCTATGTGCTGCAGCTGCTTCTGGCCACACTTCAGGTGGCGCTGCCCCTAGCCAGCCTGGTTGGCCGAGTGGGCACTGCCCAGGGTGCCCCACTGCCAGGCTACCTATTGTTGGCTTCTGTATTTGGGACTATGGCCAGCGCCTGTGGCCTGGGACTGCTCGTGGTGGAACGGAACCAGGCACGGCAGAAGCTAGCAATGGGCATCTGGATAAAGTTCACCCACAGCCCGGCTCTCCTGCTCCTCTGGACTGTAGCTTTTGCAGCCGAAAACTTGGCCCTGGTTTCTTGGAACAGCCCACAATGGTGGTGGGCAAGGGAGGACTTGAGCCAGCAG GTTCAGTTTAGCCTGTGGGTGCTGCGGTATGGAATCTCTGGAGGGCTTTTTGTCCTGGGGCTCTGGGCCCCAGGACTTCGTCCCCAGTGTTACACCTTGCGGGTCAATGAAGAGGATCAAGATGTAGAGAGGAGCCAG GTTCGGTCAACAGGGAGGCCATCGCAGTCTACCTGGAAAGACCTTGGCAGAAAGCTCCGCCTACTGAGTGGCTACCTGTGGCCCCGGGGGAGCCCGGCCCTGCAGCTTATTGTGCTCATCTGCCTAGGGCTCATGGGGTTGGAGCGGGGACTGAACCTGTTGGTCCCCATCTTCTATAGGGACATAG TGAACTTGCTGACTGAGAAGGCACCTTGGCGCTCCCTGGCCTGGACTGTCACCATCTATGTCTTCCTTAAGTTCCTCCAGGGGGGTGGCACCGGCAGTACAG GCTTCGTGAGCAACCTGCGCACGTTCCTGTGGATCCGGGTGCAGCAGTTCACCTCGCGGCGGGTGGAGCTGCACCTCTTCTCCCACCTGCACCAGCTCTCCCTGCGCTGGCACCTGGGACGCCGCACGGGGGAGGTGCTGCGGATTGTGGATCGGGGCACGGCCAGTGTCACAGGGCTGCTCAG CTACCTGGTGTTCAACATCATCCCCACACTGGCCGACATCACCATTGGCATCATCTACTTCAGCATGTTCTTCAACGCCTGGTTTGGCCTCATTGTGTTCCTGTGCATGAGTCTTTACCTGG CCCTGACCATTGTGGTCACTGAGTGGAGAGCGAAGTTCCGACGTGCTATGAACACACAGGAGAATGCTACCCGGGCACGAGCTGTGGACTCTTTGCTGAACTTTGAGACG GTGAAGTATTACAACGCGGAGAGTCATGAAGTGGATCGCTATCGAGAGGCCATCATCAAATATCAG GGTTTGGAGTGGAAGTCAAACGCTTCACTGGTTTTACTAAATCAGACCCAGAACCTGGTGATTGGACTTGGGCTCCTCGCTGGCTCCCTGCTTTGTGCTTACTTTGTCAGTGAGCAGAAGTTACAG GTCGGAGACTTTGTCCTGTTTGGCACCTACATCATCCAGCTGTACATGCCCCTCAACTGGTTTGGCACCTACTACAG GATGATCCAGACCAACTTCATCGACATGGAGAACATGTTTGACCTGCTGAAAGAGGAGATAGAA GTGAAGGACCTTCCTGGAGCAGGGCCCCTTCACTTTCAGAGGGGCCAGATTGAGTTTGAAAATGTACACTTCAGCTACACCGATGG GCGGGAGACCCTGAAGGATGTGTCCTTTACTGTGATGCCTGGACAGACACTGGCCCTG GTGGGCCCATCAGGAGCAGGGAAGAGCACAGTTTTGCGCCTGCTGTTTCGTTTCTATGACATCAGCTCTGGCTGCATCCGAATAGATGGGCAGGACATTTCACAG GTGACCCAGATCTCTCTCCGGTCTCATATTGGAGTTGTGCCCCAGGACACTGTCCTCTTTAATGACACCATTGCCAACAATATCCGCTATGGCCGTGTCACTGCCGGAAACGATGAAGTGAAGGCTGCTGCCCAGGCTGCAGGCATCCACAACACCATCATGGCTTTCCCGGAAG GATACGAGACACAGGTGGGTGAGCGGGGACTGAAGCTGAGTGGTGGGGAGAAGCAGCGTGTTGCCATTGCTCGCACCATTCTCAAGGCTCCAGACATCATTCTGCTGGACGAG GCAACATCTGCACTGGATACATCTAACGAGAGAGCCATCCAGGCTTCTCTGGCCAAAGTCTGCGCCAACCGCACCACCATCATAGTGGCACACAG GCTCTCAACTGTGGTCAGTGCTGACCAGATCCTGGTCATCAAGGATGGCTGCATTGTGGAGAGAGGACG GCACGAAGCCCTGTTGTCCCGAGGCGGGGTATATGCTGACATGTGGCAGCTGCAGCAGCAGGGACAGGAAGAGGCCTCTGAAGACACCAAGCCGGAGACCAAGGAATGGTGA
- the ZFAND2B gene encoding AN1-type zinc finger protein 2B isoform X1, translating to MEFPDLGAHCSEPSCQRLDFLPLKCDACSGIFCADHVAYAQHHCGSAYQKDIQVPVCPLCNVPVPVARGEPPDRAVGEHIDRDCRSDPAQQKRKIFTNKCERSGCRQREMMKLTCERCTRNFCIKHRHPLDHDCSGEGHPTSRAGLAAISRAQSLASSTKTNPSPNQTLPSSPSASRATTQSPSRTAPPVIALQNGLSEDEALQRALELSLAETKPQVPSSQEEEDLALAQALSASEAEYRQQQAQSRSLKPSNCNLC from the exons ATGGAGTTTCCGGACCTCGGGGCTCACTGTTCCGAGCCGAGCTGTCAGCGTTTGG ATTTTCTGCCGCTCAAGTGCGACGCCTGCTCGGGCATCTTTTGCGCAGACCATGTAGCCTACGCCCAGCATCACTGTGGATCTGCCTACCAAAAG GATATCCAGGTACCTGTATGCCCACTCTGTAATGTGCCTGTACCTGTGGCCAGAGGGGAGCCCCCTGACCGCGCTGTTGGGGAGCACATTGACCGAGACTGTCGCTCTGATCCAGCCCAGCAAAAACGTAAG ATCTTCACCAATAAGTGTGAACGCTCTGGCTGCCGGCAGAgggaaatgatgaaactgacctGCGAGCGCTGTACCCGAAACTTCTGCATCAAGCACCGTCACCCACTGGACCATGATTGCTCTGGGGAGGGGCACCCAACCAGTAGGGCAGG ACTTGCCGCCATCTCCAGAGCACAAAGCCTAGCTTCTTCTACAAAGACCAACCCCAGCCCAAATCAGACCTTGCCTTCATCTCCCTCTGCCAGCAG AGCCACAACTCAGTCTCCATCTCGGACAGCCCCTCCAGTGATTGCTTTGCAAAATGGCTTG AGTGAGGATGAGGCTCTGCAGCGAGCCCTCGAACTGTCCCTGGCAGAGACCAAACCCCAGGTCCCAAG TTCTCAGGAGGAAGAAGACTTAGCTTTAGCACAAGCACTATCAGCCAGTGAGGCAGAATACCGACAGCAGCAG GCTCAAAGCCGCAGCTTGAAGCCGTCCAACTGCAACCTGTGCTAG
- the ABCB6 gene encoding ATP-binding cassette sub-family B member 6 isoform X2, whose protein sequence is MGLERGLNLLVPIFYRDIVNLLTEKAPWRSLAWTVTIYVFLKFLQGGGTGSTGFVSNLRTFLWIRVQQFTSRRVELHLFSHLHQLSLRWHLGRRTGEVLRIVDRGTASVTGLLSYLVFNIIPTLADITIGIIYFSMFFNAWFGLIVFLCMSLYLALTIVVTEWRAKFRRAMNTQENATRARAVDSLLNFETVKYYNAESHEVDRYREAIIKYQGLEWKSNASLVLLNQTQNLVIGLGLLAGSLLCAYFVSEQKLQVGDFVLFGTYIIQLYMPLNWFGTYYRMIQTNFIDMENMFDLLKEEIEVKDLPGAGPLHFQRGQIEFENVHFSYTDGRETLKDVSFTVMPGQTLALVGPSGAGKSTVLRLLFRFYDISSGCIRIDGQDISQVTQISLRSHIGVVPQDTVLFNDTIANNIRYGRVTAGNDEVKAAAQAAGIHNTIMAFPEGYETQVGERGLKLSGGEKQRVAIARTILKAPDIILLDEATSALDTSNERAIQASLAKVCANRTTIIVAHRLSTVVSADQILVIKDGCIVERGRHEALLSRGGVYADMWQLQQQGQEEASEDTKPETKEW, encoded by the exons ATGGGGTTGGAGCGGGGACTGAACCTGTTGGTCCCCATCTTCTATAGGGACATAG TGAACTTGCTGACTGAGAAGGCACCTTGGCGCTCCCTGGCCTGGACTGTCACCATCTATGTCTTCCTTAAGTTCCTCCAGGGGGGTGGCACCGGCAGTACAG GCTTCGTGAGCAACCTGCGCACGTTCCTGTGGATCCGGGTGCAGCAGTTCACCTCGCGGCGGGTGGAGCTGCACCTCTTCTCCCACCTGCACCAGCTCTCCCTGCGCTGGCACCTGGGACGCCGCACGGGGGAGGTGCTGCGGATTGTGGATCGGGGCACGGCCAGTGTCACAGGGCTGCTCAG CTACCTGGTGTTCAACATCATCCCCACACTGGCCGACATCACCATTGGCATCATCTACTTCAGCATGTTCTTCAACGCCTGGTTTGGCCTCATTGTGTTCCTGTGCATGAGTCTTTACCTGG CCCTGACCATTGTGGTCACTGAGTGGAGAGCGAAGTTCCGACGTGCTATGAACACACAGGAGAATGCTACCCGGGCACGAGCTGTGGACTCTTTGCTGAACTTTGAGACG GTGAAGTATTACAACGCGGAGAGTCATGAAGTGGATCGCTATCGAGAGGCCATCATCAAATATCAG GGTTTGGAGTGGAAGTCAAACGCTTCACTGGTTTTACTAAATCAGACCCAGAACCTGGTGATTGGACTTGGGCTCCTCGCTGGCTCCCTGCTTTGTGCTTACTTTGTCAGTGAGCAGAAGTTACAG GTCGGAGACTTTGTCCTGTTTGGCACCTACATCATCCAGCTGTACATGCCCCTCAACTGGTTTGGCACCTACTACAG GATGATCCAGACCAACTTCATCGACATGGAGAACATGTTTGACCTGCTGAAAGAGGAGATAGAA GTGAAGGACCTTCCTGGAGCAGGGCCCCTTCACTTTCAGAGGGGCCAGATTGAGTTTGAAAATGTACACTTCAGCTACACCGATGG GCGGGAGACCCTGAAGGATGTGTCCTTTACTGTGATGCCTGGACAGACACTGGCCCTG GTGGGCCCATCAGGAGCAGGGAAGAGCACAGTTTTGCGCCTGCTGTTTCGTTTCTATGACATCAGCTCTGGCTGCATCCGAATAGATGGGCAGGACATTTCACAG GTGACCCAGATCTCTCTCCGGTCTCATATTGGAGTTGTGCCCCAGGACACTGTCCTCTTTAATGACACCATTGCCAACAATATCCGCTATGGCCGTGTCACTGCCGGAAACGATGAAGTGAAGGCTGCTGCCCAGGCTGCAGGCATCCACAACACCATCATGGCTTTCCCGGAAG GATACGAGACACAGGTGGGTGAGCGGGGACTGAAGCTGAGTGGTGGGGAGAAGCAGCGTGTTGCCATTGCTCGCACCATTCTCAAGGCTCCAGACATCATTCTGCTGGACGAG GCAACATCTGCACTGGATACATCTAACGAGAGAGCCATCCAGGCTTCTCTGGCCAAAGTCTGCGCCAACCGCACCACCATCATAGTGGCACACAG GCTCTCAACTGTGGTCAGTGCTGACCAGATCCTGGTCATCAAGGATGGCTGCATTGTGGAGAGAGGACG GCACGAAGCCCTGTTGTCCCGAGGCGGGGTATATGCTGACATGTGGCAGCTGCAGCAGCAGGGACAGGAAGAGGCCTCTGAAGACACCAAGCCGGAGACCAAGGAATGGTGA